In Streptomyces ambofaciens ATCC 23877, a single genomic region encodes these proteins:
- a CDS encoding TIGR02452 family protein, which translates to MSARLRGIAQQTEQIVTAGAYRAPDGSEVAIGAAVEAARAGTRLYGPEPVVVPAFTPVRTDFEVTGESSLEAAHRLGDEVAVLNFASARNPGGGYLNGAQAQEEALCRASALYTCLLRAREFYDHHRAHRDPFYTDRVIHSPAVPVFRDDRGRLLDEPYTAGFLTSPAPNAGVVLRTAPERAAGLPAALAVRTERVLETAAAQGYRTLVLGAWGCGVFRNDPAQVAGAFRALLGPGGRFAGAFERVTFGILDRTPGGTVREAFARAFPEGRRGGSGPQLQP; encoded by the coding sequence ATGAGCGCGCGCCTGCGGGGCATCGCACAGCAGACCGAGCAGATCGTGACGGCGGGGGCCTACCGCGCGCCCGACGGGAGCGAGGTGGCGATCGGGGCGGCGGTCGAGGCGGCACGGGCCGGCACGCGGCTGTACGGGCCGGAGCCGGTGGTGGTGCCCGCGTTCACCCCGGTGCGGACGGACTTCGAGGTCACCGGCGAGAGCAGCCTGGAGGCCGCCCACCGCCTCGGCGACGAGGTCGCGGTCCTGAACTTCGCCTCCGCCCGGAACCCCGGCGGCGGCTACCTCAACGGCGCCCAGGCCCAGGAAGAGGCCCTGTGCCGGGCCTCCGCGCTCTACACCTGCCTGCTGCGGGCCCGCGAGTTCTACGACCACCACCGCGCCCACCGCGACCCGTTCTACACGGACCGCGTCATCCACTCGCCGGCCGTCCCCGTCTTCCGCGACGACCGAGGCCGCCTGCTGGATGAGCCGTACACCGCCGGCTTCCTCACGTCCCCCGCGCCCAACGCGGGCGTGGTGCTGCGCACGGCCCCGGAGCGCGCCGCCGGACTGCCCGCCGCCCTGGCCGTGCGCACCGAGCGGGTCCTCGAGACGGCGGCGGCCCAGGGGTACCGGACACTGGTGCTGGGCGCCTGGGGCTGCGGGGTGTTCCGCAACGACCCGGCACAGGTCGCCGGCGCCTTCCGGGCGCTGCTCGGGCCCGGCGGACGCTTCGCGGGCGCCTTCGAGCGGGTCACGTTCGGCATCCTGGACCGCACGCCGGGCGGCACGGTCCGGGAGGCGTTCGCGCGTGCCTTCCCGGAGGGGCGGCGGGGCGGCTCGGGGCCTCAACTCCAGCCGTAG
- a CDS encoding type II toxin-antitoxin system PemK/MazF family toxin, producing the protein MSAFSNDTVPGRHGPSATTGADPRSVGRVRTEYSPAYDGDPDPGEIVWTWVPYEENDGRGKDRPVLVVAREAAGTLLAVPLSSKPHVADRDWVPIGSGPWDRSGRDSWVDVDRVLRLHDAGMRREACALDRMRFNLVRQRLRERYGWS; encoded by the coding sequence GTGAGCGCCTTCAGCAACGACACCGTTCCCGGCCGCCACGGCCCCTCCGCCACCACCGGGGCCGACCCCCGGAGCGTGGGCCGGGTGCGTACCGAGTACTCCCCCGCGTACGACGGGGACCCCGATCCCGGCGAGATCGTCTGGACGTGGGTGCCCTACGAGGAGAACGACGGGCGGGGCAAGGACCGACCGGTGCTCGTCGTGGCCCGCGAGGCGGCCGGCACGCTGCTGGCCGTGCCGCTCTCCAGCAAACCGCACGTCGCGGACCGCGACTGGGTGCCGATCGGGAGCGGGCCGTGGGACCGGTCGGGACGGGACTCCTGGGTCGACGTGGACCGGGTGCTGCGGCTGCACGACGCCGGCATGCGCCGTGAGGCCTGCGCTCTGGACCGGATGCGGTTCAACCTCGTCCGGCAGCGGCTGCGGGAGCGCTACGGCTGGAGTTGA
- a CDS encoding NAD(P)-dependent oxidoreductase codes for MTDQLTVSVLGTGIMGAAMARNLARAGHTVRVWNRSRDKAEPLAADGAHVADSPEEAVRGADAVLTMLYDGPAALDVMRRAAPGLRAGTAWVQSTTAGVDAVADLAAFAHEHGLVFFDAPVLGTRQPAEAGLLLVLAAGPAAARDAVTPVFDAVGSRTVWTGEDGAAGSATRLKLVANSWVLAATNAVGEALALAKALGVDPDGFFDAIAGGPLLGYLRAKAGLIRDGALTPAQFAVTTAAKDARLIVEAAEANGVRLDVAAAGAERLARAAAQGHGDEDMAAAYFASFDETTSDAGGATSDAEDKTSD; via the coding sequence ATGACCGACCAGCTCACCGTGAGTGTCCTGGGCACCGGCATCATGGGTGCCGCGATGGCCCGCAACCTCGCCCGCGCCGGACACACCGTCCGCGTCTGGAACCGCAGCCGGGACAAGGCCGAGCCGTTGGCCGCCGACGGCGCGCACGTCGCCGACAGTCCCGAGGAGGCGGTGCGCGGGGCCGACGCCGTCCTCACCATGCTGTACGACGGCCCGGCTGCCCTCGACGTCATGCGACGGGCCGCCCCGGGACTGCGCGCCGGTACCGCGTGGGTGCAGTCGACCACCGCCGGCGTCGACGCGGTCGCCGACCTGGCCGCCTTCGCCCACGAACACGGCCTCGTCTTCTTCGACGCCCCCGTACTGGGCACCCGTCAGCCCGCCGAAGCCGGCCTGCTCCTGGTGCTGGCCGCCGGACCGGCCGCCGCGCGGGACGCGGTGACCCCGGTCTTCGACGCCGTGGGCTCCCGCACCGTGTGGACCGGCGAGGACGGCGCGGCCGGCAGCGCCACCCGGCTGAAGCTGGTGGCCAACAGCTGGGTCCTGGCCGCCACCAACGCGGTCGGTGAGGCGCTCGCGCTCGCCAAGGCACTCGGCGTGGACCCGGACGGCTTCTTCGACGCCATCGCGGGCGGCCCGCTCTTGGGCTACCTGCGGGCCAAGGCCGGCCTGATCCGCGACGGCGCGCTGACACCCGCCCAGTTCGCGGTCACCACCGCCGCGAAGGACGCCCGGCTGATCGTGGAGGCCGCCGAGGCGAACGGCGTCCGTCTGGACGTCGCCGCCGCCGGCGCGGAACGCCTGGCGCGCGCCGCGGCGCAGGGGCACGGCGACGAGGACATGGCGGCGGCGTACTTCGCCAGTTTCGACGAGACGACGTCCGATGCGGGCGGCGCGACGTCCGACGCGGAAGACAAGACGTCCGACTGA
- a CDS encoding PPOX class F420-dependent oxidoreductase: MSKPPLPPEAVDLLRRPNPCVMATLRSDGAPVSTPTWYLWENDGRVLINFDEGRVRLGHVRRDPRVTLTVLAGDDWYTHVTLIGRVTEISDDEGLTGIDRLSTHYTGNAYPNRDRARVNAWVEVERWHGWGAMRDSDQASG, from the coding sequence ATGTCCAAGCCGCCCCTGCCGCCCGAGGCCGTCGACCTGCTGCGCCGGCCGAACCCGTGTGTCATGGCCACCCTCCGCTCGGACGGTGCGCCCGTCTCCACACCCACCTGGTACCTGTGGGAGAACGACGGACGGGTCCTCATCAACTTCGACGAGGGCCGGGTACGGCTGGGGCACGTGCGCCGCGACCCGCGCGTGACCCTCACCGTCCTGGCGGGCGACGACTGGTACACGCACGTCACCCTCATCGGCCGGGTCACGGAGATCAGCGACGACGAGGGCCTCACCGGCATCGACCGACTCTCCACCCACTACACGGGCAACGCCTACCCGAACCGGGACCGGGCCCGGGTCAACGCCTGGGTCGAGGTCGAGCGCTGGCACGGCTGGGGTGCGATGCGAGACAGCGACCAGGCGTCCGGCTGA
- a CDS encoding LysE family translocator — MVSPDRLLAFAALSLLLIVVPGPSVLFVVGRALARGRRAALTTVAGNTLGAYVLVAAVALGVGAVVERSAVVFTVLKLAGAAYLVHLGVRAWRERRCPQAVFADDAQGGEGLRRTFWEGFAVGVTNPKTLVFFAAVLPQFVDRERGGAAVQMLLLGLVFNAIALACDSLWGLLAAGARDWFARSPRRLSAVGGAGGLAMIGLGVTVATTGHGD, encoded by the coding sequence ATGGTGTCCCCCGACCGTCTGCTCGCCTTCGCGGCGCTGTCGTTGCTCCTGATCGTGGTCCCGGGTCCCAGCGTGCTGTTCGTGGTCGGCAGGGCGCTGGCGCGGGGACGCCGCGCCGCGCTGACCACGGTGGCCGGGAACACCCTCGGCGCCTACGTCCTCGTCGCCGCCGTCGCCCTGGGCGTCGGGGCGGTCGTCGAGCGGTCGGCCGTCGTCTTCACCGTGCTGAAGCTGGCGGGCGCCGCCTACCTGGTGCACCTCGGTGTGCGGGCGTGGCGCGAACGCCGGTGTCCGCAGGCCGTGTTCGCGGACGACGCGCAGGGGGGTGAAGGCCTGCGGCGCACCTTCTGGGAGGGGTTCGCCGTCGGGGTGACCAACCCCAAGACCCTCGTGTTCTTCGCCGCCGTGCTGCCGCAGTTCGTCGACCGGGAGCGGGGCGGGGCAGCCGTGCAGATGCTGCTGCTCGGTCTGGTCTTCAACGCCATCGCGCTGGCCTGCGACAGCCTGTGGGGGCTGCTCGCGGCCGGCGCACGCGACTGGTTCGCCCGTTCACCGCGCAGGCTGTCCGCCGTCGGCGGGGCGGGCGGCCTGGCGATGATCGGTCTCGGCGTCACCGTGGCCACGACCGGGCACGGGGACTGA
- a CDS encoding VOC family protein has protein sequence MSVEFNHTIVHSRNREKSAHFLAGILGLEVGEPAGVFLPVTTANGVTLDFATVDIDIPVQHYAFLVSEDEFDAILARLVEGGIPVQADPQGRHPGRINRNDGGRGVYFSDPSGHGMEAFTRPYGSDPSSPLNGVTQDVPGAR, from the coding sequence GTGTCAGTCGAGTTCAACCACACCATCGTCCACTCCCGGAACAGGGAGAAGTCCGCGCACTTCCTCGCCGGAATCCTGGGGCTGGAGGTCGGCGAACCCGCCGGAGTGTTCCTCCCCGTGACGACCGCCAACGGCGTCACCCTCGATTTCGCCACCGTCGACATCGACATCCCCGTGCAGCACTACGCGTTCCTCGTCTCCGAGGACGAGTTCGACGCGATCCTCGCCCGGCTGGTCGAGGGCGGCATCCCGGTACAGGCCGACCCGCAAGGTCGCCACCCGGGCCGGATCAACCGCAACGACGGGGGCCGGGGCGTGTACTTCAGCGATCCGTCCGGGCACGGCATGGAGGCCTTCACCCGCCCGTACGGAAGTGATCCGTCGTCGCCGCTGAACGGCGTCACACAGGACGTCCCCGGGGCACGCTGA
- a CDS encoding MFS transporter, with product MAGVSKSDGSRSGSLGRRFGWLWGAYAVSTLGTRLAFDAFPLIAVVVLDAGPARVAALAAAGLAVGALVAVPLGPWVEFRRKRPVMIATDLVRCAVLLSVPVAYAFGRLGFAHLLVVSVVVAAADITFRAAAGACLKALVRREDLLAANGRFEATTWTATMLGPPVGGVMIQLAGPVVTVAVDAVSHLLSALGIRAIGGGEPRPRRADGAAGLRAGDLLEGWRYVLATPGLRPLFLNSLLVNGLIMATAPPLAVLMLGDLGFTPWQYGLAFAVPCVGGLVGSRLARRLVARFGEHRVLVVGGVLRVCWPVWLAFVGPGTGGLVLVMVVEFGLITCMGVFGPVLATRRLELTPSDRVARTLSAWTVSGKLATAALTALWGLLAGLAGPRAAIALAGVLMLATPLLLPRHDHAPV from the coding sequence ATGGCGGGCGTGTCGAAGTCGGATGGGTCGAGGAGCGGGTCGCTGGGGCGGCGGTTCGGGTGGCTGTGGGGCGCGTACGCCGTCAGCACGTTGGGCACGCGGCTCGCCTTCGACGCCTTTCCGCTGATCGCGGTCGTGGTGCTGGACGCCGGTCCCGCGCGGGTGGCGGCGCTGGCCGCGGCCGGTCTCGCGGTGGGCGCGCTGGTGGCGGTGCCACTGGGGCCGTGGGTGGAGTTCCGGCGCAAACGACCGGTCATGATCGCGACGGATCTGGTGCGGTGCGCGGTGCTGCTGAGTGTGCCCGTCGCGTACGCGTTCGGCCGGCTCGGCTTCGCCCACCTGCTGGTGGTGTCGGTCGTCGTGGCGGCGGCGGACATCACCTTCCGGGCCGCCGCGGGCGCCTGTCTCAAGGCACTGGTGCGCCGGGAGGACCTGCTGGCCGCGAACGGCCGTTTCGAGGCGACGACCTGGACCGCGACCATGCTCGGGCCGCCGGTCGGCGGGGTGATGATCCAGCTGGCCGGTCCGGTGGTGACGGTGGCGGTCGACGCGGTCAGCCATCTGCTGTCGGCCCTGGGCATCCGTGCGATCGGCGGCGGGGAGCCGCGTCCCCGGCGTGCCGACGGCGCAGCCGGGCTGCGGGCCGGTGACCTGCTGGAGGGGTGGCGGTACGTCCTCGCCACCCCGGGCCTGCGTCCGCTGTTCCTCAACTCGCTGCTGGTCAACGGTCTGATCATGGCGACCGCGCCGCCGCTCGCCGTCCTCATGCTGGGCGACCTGGGTTTCACGCCGTGGCAGTACGGCCTCGCCTTCGCGGTGCCGTGCGTCGGCGGGCTGGTCGGGTCACGCCTGGCCCGTCGGCTCGTGGCCCGCTTCGGGGAGCACCGGGTGCTGGTCGTCGGTGGGGTGCTGCGGGTGTGCTGGCCCGTCTGGCTGGCCTTCGTCGGTCCCGGCACCGGCGGGCTCGTCCTCGTGATGGTCGTCGAGTTCGGTCTGATCACCTGCATGGGTGTGTTCGGCCCGGTGCTCGCCACGCGCCGGCTCGAACTGACCCCCTCGGACCGGGTCGCCCGCACCCTGTCCGCCTGGACGGTCAGCGGCAAGCTGGCGACCGCGGCCCTGACCGCCCTGTGGGGCCTGCTGGCCGGCCTCGCCGGGCCGCGTGCCGCGATCGCTCTCGCGGGGGTGCTCATGCTGGCGACCCCGTTGCTGCTGCCCCGGCACGACCACGCGCCGGTCTAG
- a CDS encoding alpha/beta fold hydrolase, producing the protein MAPTIPDFTHDRVAVADGVALRVAVGGSGSPVVLLHGFPQTHLMWRHVAADLAADHTVICPDLRGYGASDKPADPDGTAYAKRTMAADVVALARALGHERFALAGHDRGALVAVRAGLDHPDAVTHLAALDVLPTLDMWDVLRGTSAAVGFHLYLMAQPPGLPEQLIGAAPDAFFGHFLDVWTRDPDALPADVRAAYLKASREAVPSIVADYRASAGIDVAHDRADREGGNRLRMPVTVLQQDWGAALGYDAAALWRAWAPDLRHDTVDCGHFMAEEAPGEVSGALRELLRR; encoded by the coding sequence ATGGCACCGACCATCCCCGATTTCACCCACGACCGCGTCGCGGTCGCCGACGGCGTCGCCCTGCGGGTGGCCGTCGGCGGCTCCGGCAGCCCGGTCGTGCTGCTGCACGGCTTTCCGCAGACCCATCTGATGTGGCGGCACGTCGCCGCCGACCTCGCGGCCGACCACACGGTCATCTGCCCCGACCTGCGCGGCTACGGTGCCAGCGACAAGCCCGCCGACCCCGACGGCACCGCCTACGCCAAGCGGACCATGGCCGCCGACGTCGTCGCCCTCGCCCGGGCGCTCGGACACGAGCGGTTCGCACTGGCCGGCCACGACCGGGGCGCGCTCGTCGCGGTGCGGGCCGGACTCGACCACCCGGACGCGGTGACCCACCTGGCGGCGCTGGACGTGCTGCCGACCCTGGACATGTGGGACGTCCTGCGCGGCACCTCCGCCGCCGTGGGCTTCCACCTGTACCTGATGGCGCAGCCGCCCGGGCTGCCGGAGCAGCTGATCGGTGCCGCGCCGGACGCGTTCTTCGGTCACTTCCTCGACGTCTGGACCCGGGACCCGGACGCCCTGCCCGCCGACGTCCGCGCCGCCTATCTCAAGGCGTCCCGCGAGGCGGTGCCGTCCATCGTGGCCGACTACCGGGCCTCGGCCGGCATCGACGTCGCCCACGACCGGGCGGACCGCGAGGGTGGCAACCGGCTGCGCATGCCGGTCACCGTCCTCCAGCAGGACTGGGGCGCCGCCCTCGGCTACGACGCCGCCGCGCTGTGGCGGGCCTGGGCCCCGGACCTGCGGCACGACACCGTCGACTGCGGCCACTTCATGGCGGAGGAGGCACCCGGCGAGGTCAGCGGGGCACTGCGGGAGCTGCTGAGGCGGTAG
- a CDS encoding AfsR/SARP family transcriptional regulator gives MEAVTFSVLGPVTAERAGDVLALRGPRHRAVLARLLVARRRVVPLDRLVADLWDEPPPRAVGSVRTFVGDLRRALEPGRPPRAPARLLVTEGPGYTLRAAPDAVDAWRFEEAVAQADRMPAARAPDLLRTALGEWRGPAYAEFGGAQWARGERLRLTELRLRAVERRAELLVGLGRAAEAVPDLDAHLAEHPWREEAWRLHALALYRAGRQADALAVLRRARALLAGHLGVDPGPRLRRLEADILAQDPGLDPPGEPAEAAARLWARATEAYDRAVAAGARARLESTVGLLRHLAVTGAGGLEAAREHRAAAVAAAEETGDAELTARVIGAYDVPANWTRSDDPEPARRIVAAAERTLAALPDDTTADAARCRLLATIALESRGVRSPRGPRAADEAERIARRLDDPALLAFALNGLFMQSCTTAGLAPRRDAIGAELIALAARHGLVNHEVLGRLIRLQARSALADFTSADEHAAAADHLAERHERPLVGVFTEGYRALRRAADGSPYESAEAAYRSAAARLDGAGMPGLACGLPPLALLGLRLAHGRPADVDPLADWGPYRPWAAPFALLDEGRDAEARAALDALAEPPPDLLYEALCCAEAALALRLDDRPALERTYRRLLPASGQLAGAGSGLLTFGPVDGWLAEIRAALGP, from the coding sequence ATGGAAGCGGTCACGTTCTCAGTGCTCGGACCGGTCACGGCCGAGCGTGCCGGTGACGTGCTCGCGCTCAGGGGCCCTCGGCACCGTGCCGTGCTGGCCCGCCTGCTCGTCGCCCGGCGGCGGGTGGTCCCGCTCGACCGCCTGGTGGCGGACCTGTGGGACGAACCGCCACCGAGGGCCGTCGGCTCCGTACGCACCTTCGTCGGTGACCTGCGCCGCGCCCTGGAACCCGGCCGTCCACCCCGTGCTCCGGCGCGGCTGCTGGTCACCGAGGGCCCCGGATACACGCTGCGCGCGGCGCCGGACGCGGTGGACGCCTGGCGCTTCGAGGAGGCCGTCGCACAGGCGGACCGGATGCCCGCCGCTCGCGCCCCGGACCTGCTCCGGACGGCGCTGGGGGAGTGGCGGGGCCCCGCCTACGCCGAGTTCGGCGGGGCGCAGTGGGCCCGCGGCGAGCGCCTGCGGCTCACCGAACTGCGACTGCGCGCCGTCGAACGCCGGGCGGAACTGCTGGTGGGCCTGGGACGGGCGGCCGAAGCGGTCCCCGACCTGGACGCCCACCTGGCCGAGCACCCCTGGCGCGAGGAGGCCTGGCGGCTGCACGCCCTCGCCCTGTACCGGGCCGGGCGCCAGGCGGACGCCCTCGCGGTGCTGCGCCGGGCCCGCGCGCTGCTGGCCGGGCACCTGGGGGTCGACCCCGGTCCCCGGCTGCGCCGCCTGGAGGCCGACATCCTCGCCCAGGACCCCGGCCTCGACCCGCCCGGCGAACCGGCGGAGGCCGCGGCCCGGCTGTGGGCGCGCGCGACCGAGGCGTACGACCGCGCGGTCGCCGCCGGTGCCCGCGCCCGCCTGGAGTCCACCGTGGGCCTGCTGCGCCACCTCGCCGTGACCGGCGCCGGCGGCCTGGAAGCGGCCCGGGAGCACCGGGCGGCCGCGGTCGCCGCCGCCGAGGAGACCGGCGACGCGGAGCTGACCGCCCGGGTGATCGGCGCCTACGACGTGCCCGCCAACTGGACCCGCAGCGACGACCCCGAACCGGCCCGGCGGATCGTCGCGGCCGCCGAGCGCACCCTCGCCGCCCTGCCGGACGACACCACCGCCGACGCGGCGCGCTGCCGGCTGCTCGCCACCATCGCCCTGGAGTCCCGGGGCGTCCGCTCCCCGCGCGGCCCCCGAGCGGCGGACGAGGCCGAGCGGATCGCCCGCCGCCTGGACGACCCCGCGCTCCTCGCCTTCGCCCTCAACGGTCTGTTCATGCAGTCCTGCACCACCGCCGGACTGGCCCCGCGCCGGGACGCGATCGGCGCCGAACTCATCGCGCTCGCCGCCCGGCACGGCCTGGTCAACCACGAGGTGCTCGGCCGTCTGATCCGCCTCCAGGCCCGCTCCGCCCTCGCCGACTTCACCTCCGCGGACGAGCACGCCGCCGCCGCGGACCACCTGGCCGAACGGCATGAACGGCCGCTCGTGGGCGTCTTCACCGAGGGGTACCGGGCCCTGCGCCGGGCAGCCGACGGCAGCCCGTACGAGAGCGCGGAGGCCGCCTACCGGTCCGCCGCCGCGCGGCTCGACGGCGCCGGGATGCCGGGTCTGGCATGCGGCCTGCCGCCCCTCGCGCTGCTCGGCCTGCGACTGGCCCACGGCAGGCCGGCGGACGTGGACCCGCTCGCGGACTGGGGACCGTACCGGCCCTGGGCCGCGCCCTTCGCCCTCCTGGACGAGGGGCGTGACGCCGAGGCCCGGGCCGCTCTGGACGCCCTCGCGGAGCCACCTCCCGACCTCCTCTACGAGGCGCTGTGCTGTGCCGAGGCCGCGCTCGCCCTCCGGCTCGATGATCGCCCGGCCCTGGAGCGGACGTACCGGCGGCTGCTGCCCGCCTCCGGTCAACTCGCCGGCGCCGGCAGCGGGTTGCTCACCTTCGGGCCGGTCGACGGATGGCTCGCCGAGATCCGCGCGGCACTCGGCCCGTGA
- a CDS encoding PPC domain-containing DNA-binding protein has protein sequence MEWQQVQEGPSAVYVVVLDPGEDAVAELTAFARDRSLGASQVTAVGAFSEAVVGWFDRETRDYRRIPVEEQCEVLSLLGDIAVGDDGPTPHLHAVLGLSDGSTRGGHLLSGRVWPTLEVVVRDSPAELAKTHRPDIGLALIDLG, from the coding sequence ATGGAGTGGCAGCAGGTGCAGGAGGGGCCGTCCGCGGTGTACGTGGTGGTGCTCGACCCCGGCGAGGACGCCGTCGCCGAGCTCACCGCCTTCGCCCGGGACCGGTCTCTCGGGGCGTCCCAGGTGACCGCCGTGGGCGCCTTCTCGGAGGCCGTGGTCGGCTGGTTCGACCGGGAGACCAGGGACTACCGGCGCATTCCCGTCGAGGAGCAGTGCGAGGTGCTGTCGCTGCTCGGGGACATCGCCGTCGGCGACGACGGGCCCACCCCGCACCTGCACGCCGTACTGGGCCTGTCCGACGGCTCCACCCGCGGTGGCCACCTGCTGTCCGGCCGGGTCTGGCCGACGCTGGAGGTCGTCGTACGGGACAGCCCCGCCGAACTGGCCAAGACCCACCGCCCCGACATCGGCCTGGCCCTGATCGACCTCGGCTGA